The Streptomyces cyaneogriseus subsp. noncyanogenus region GCGGCGAGCCGTTCCAGCCGCCGGACGGCACGCTCCCACCGGCTGACGTCCTGCACACCGACGTCTCCGGGCCACGGCCCGCCGCTCGTCCCGTCGCCCAGCATCAGCACGGCGACCGTCTGGCGGTCACGCGCGTCGGCGCGCCGGCACAGGTCGTCGAGCGCCCGGGTGAGCGCGTCGAGCGGGACCGCGCCGTCGATCCGGAGCCGCAGCCCGAGGCCGTCGGCCAGCTCCTCGGCCGGTGGGAGAGCCGCCATCTTCCGCCTCCTGTCGTACGTTCGCCCGAACGCGCGGTCACCAGCGCAGCAGAGCCGTCTCGATCGTGGAACCCGGGCCCATCGTGATCATCACGCCGTGGTCGCCGGGCTGTGCGGCCCCCTCGTCGAGCAGCCGCCGGTAGGAGAAGAGGAACGAGCCGCTGGAGACGTTGCCCAGGTCCCGCAGCACGCCACTGGTGTGGCGCACGTCGTGCCGGGTGAGCCCGAGGTTGACGCGCACGGAGTCAATGACCTTCCTGCCTCCGGAGTGGATCACCCAGTGGCCGATGTCGGAGCGGGCCAGCCCCGTACCGTCGAGCAGGCGCCGCACCGCGTCCTCGACGTGGGCCCCGACGACGTACGGCACCTCCGGGTCGAGGAAGAAGCTGAACCGGCCGTGGGCGTCGTCCCAGTCGTAGCGCATCGCGGCGATGGCGTCGGGGATGACGCGGCTCGCGAAGCGGAGCACCCCGGGGCCCGGCGTCGCCTGGTCGCCGGCCGCGGTCCCGGACGCCGCGCCGTCGGGTGCGACGACGGCGACCGCCGCGGCGCCGTCGCCGAAGAGGCTGTTGACGACGGACGTCCGCATCGTGCCGTCGAACACATAGGCCGCCGAGCAGACCTCGATGCAGGCCATGACGGCGAGGCCGCCCGGGTGTGCGGCGGCCCATCCGGCCGTCGCGGACAGGGCGTTGAGCCCGGCATTGCATCCCATGCCGACGACGTCGAGCCGGGAGCAGTGCGGGGACAGGCCCATCTCCTTGACGAGCAGGGCGCTCAGGCCGGGTGTGAGCAAGCCCGTGGAAGTGACGCAGCACAGGTGGCGCACGTCGGCAGGGGCCGCCCCGGCCCGGCGCAGGCACTCCTCGACCGCCGCGCGCCCCAGCCGTACGGCCTCGGCGCTGTGCCGGGCGAGGAGTTCGCCCTGCGTCTCCTGCCGCGGGGTGCCGTCCGGGCCCGGGGGCGGCAGCGACAGATGGCGGCGTTCGATGCCGCCGTTGAGGAAGAGCGAGGCGATACGCGGATCGCGGACGCGGAACAGGTCCAGGACGTCCTGCTGCGTGTACCG contains the following coding sequences:
- the dpgA gene encoding 3,5-dihydroxyphenylacetyl-CoA synthase DpgA, with the protein product MHRTREQHTARVSAPSRAPAPPGPARPPAARSRPAAAGRPPVPRLASVGTAVPSARYTQQDVLDLFRVRDPRIASLFLNGGIERRHLSLPPPGPDGTPRQETQGELLARHSAEAVRLGRAAVEECLRRAGAAPADVRHLCCVTSTGLLTPGLSALLVKEMGLSPHCSRLDVVGMGCNAGLNALSATAGWAAAHPGGLAVMACIEVCSAAYVFDGTMRTSVVNSLFGDGAAAVAVVAPDGAASGTAAGDQATPGPGVLRFASRVIPDAIAAMRYDWDDAHGRFSFFLDPEVPYVVGAHVEDAVRRLLDGTGLARSDIGHWVIHSGGRKVIDSVRVNLGLTRHDVRHTSGVLRDLGNVSSGSFLFSYRRLLDEGAAQPGDHGVMITMGPGSTIETALLRW